The following coding sequences lie in one Epinephelus moara isolate mb chromosome 17, YSFRI_EMoa_1.0, whole genome shotgun sequence genomic window:
- the LOC126404304 gene encoding sodium/hydrogen exchanger 9B2 isoform X3 — protein MAVSDSSSCCLSCIRLKDRCPRPQGLINLLITKVCLFALLFGVVWSITGSECLPGGNLFGIVILFICSVLGGKLVGMIQLPTLPPFPPLLGMLLAGLLLRNVPYITNAVFIDTHWSAALRNIALSIILTRAGLGLDPSALSRLKAVCLRVAVGPCMVEASIVAIVSHFLLGLPWVWGFILGFVLAAVSPAVVVPSMLLLQREGYGVEKGIPTLLMAAGSFDDILAITGFSTCLGIAFSTGSTWMNILKGLLEVVGGVIAGFILGLFLCCFPSGDQEDLVLRRSLMLLGLSIFSVFFSHVIGFAGAGGLCTLVLAFLAALGWKTNKAPVAAMVGRSWDVFQPLLFGLIGAEITIKNLSPSTVGLGLACISIGLVIRLLVTFLLVHYAGFNLKEKIFIAVAWLPKATVQAAIGSKAYDMAREEGDETAIKFGLDVLTLAVLAILTTAPIGALGIGLAGPRLLARQVKADDTEGGATTPSSNGIVQEKDNVTLESKL, from the exons ATGGCGGTGTCCGACTCGTCCTCCTGCTGTTTGTCTTGTATCCGCCTGAAGGACAGATGTCCTCGTCCACAGGGCCTCATCAACCTGCTCATCACTAAAG tgtGTCTGTTCGCCCTGCTCTTCGGCGTCGTCTGGTCCATCACAGGAAGTGAGTGTTTACCTGGAGGCAACCTGTTTGGCATCGTCATCCTCTTCATCTGCTCCGTGCTGGGAGGGAAGCTGGTGGGAATGATCCAACTGCCCACGTTGCCCCCCTTCCCTCCACTACTTG GGATGCTGCTGGCGGGTCTGCTGCTGCGTAACGTTCCCTACATCACCAACGCCGTCTTCATCGACACTCACTGGTCTGCAGCTCTGAGGAACATCGCCCTGTCCATCATCCTGACCAGAGCCGGGCTGGGCCTCGACCCCTCG GCGTTGAGTCGTCTGAAGGCGGTGTGTTTGCGTGTGGCGGTCGGTCCGTGCATGGTGGAGGCCAGCATCGTTGCTATCgtgtctcacttcctgttgggtctGCCCTGGGTGTGGGGCTTCATACTggg TTTTGTCCTGGCTGCAGTGTCTCCAGCGGTCGTGGTTCCTTCGATGTTGCTCCTGCAGAGAGAAGGATACGGAGTGGAGAAG gGAATCCCCACCCTGCTGATGGCTGCTGGGAGTTTTGATGATATTCTGGCCATAACAGGGTTCTCCACCTGCCTGGGAATCGCCTTCTCCACAG GTTCTACGTGGATGAACATCCTGAAGGGTCTGCTGGAGGTGGTGGGAGGGGTCATAGCCGGGTTCATCCTCggcctgttcttgtgctgcttcCCCAGTGGAGACCAG gaGGACCTGGTGTTGAGGAGGAGTCTCATGTTGTTGGGTCTGTCCATATTTTCGGTCTTCTTCAGTCATGTCATCGGTTTTGCCGGAGCCGGTGGTCTCTGTACGCTGGTGTTGGCCTTTCTGGCTGCTCTGGGCTGGAAAACAAACAAG GCCCCAGTGGCAGCCATGGTGGGCCGATCATGGGATGTGTTCCAGCCGCTCCTCTTTGGTCTGATTGGAGCAGAGATCACCATAAAAAACCTCAGCCCCAGCACCGTGG GTCTGGGTCTGGCCTGTATCAGTATCGGTCTGGTGATCCGCCTTCTCGTCACCTTCCTGCTGGTTCATTATGCAGGATTCAACCTGAAGGAGAAAATCTTCATCGCTGTGGCCTGGCTGCCTAAAGCTACCGTACAG GCTGCTATTGGTTCCAAGGCGTACGATATGGCGAGGGAAGAGGGGGACGAGACCGCAATTAAGTTTGGTTTGgatgtgctaacgttagctgtgttAGCCATTCTGACCACAGCTCCCATTGGAGCGTTGGGTATCGGACTGGCTGGACCTCGCCTCCTGGCCCGGCAGGTcaaag CAGATGACACAGAAGGCGGAGCCACGACTCCAAGCAGCAACGGGATTGTTCAAGAAAAAGATAACGTGACCCTTGAGAGCAAGCTATGA
- the LOC126404304 gene encoding sodium/hydrogen exchanger 9B2 isoform X1, with protein sequence MMDEESTKRYLRTNDDAQTQKQAEGGSKVQAGQEDREITVLPRRKTNELDDAAGAKMAVSDSSSCCLSCIRLKDRCPRPQGLINLLITKVCLFALLFGVVWSITGSECLPGGNLFGIVILFICSVLGGKLVGMIQLPTLPPFPPLLGMLLAGLLLRNVPYITNAVFIDTHWSAALRNIALSIILTRAGLGLDPSALSRLKAVCLRVAVGPCMVEASIVAIVSHFLLGLPWVWGFILGFVLAAVSPAVVVPSMLLLQREGYGVEKGIPTLLMAAGSFDDILAITGFSTCLGIAFSTGSTWMNILKGLLEVVGGVIAGFILGLFLCCFPSGDQEDLVLRRSLMLLGLSIFSVFFSHVIGFAGAGGLCTLVLAFLAALGWKTNKAPVAAMVGRSWDVFQPLLFGLIGAEITIKNLSPSTVGLGLACISIGLVIRLLVTFLLVHYAGFNLKEKIFIAVAWLPKATVQAAIGSKAYDMAREEGDETAIKFGLDVLTLAVLAILTTAPIGALGIGLAGPRLLARQVKADDTEGGATTPSSNGIVQEKDNVTLESKL encoded by the exons atgatGGACGAAGAATCCACAAAGCGTTACCTGCGGACGAATGACGACGCACAGACTCAGAAACAAGCCGAG GGAGGGAGTAAAGTTCAGGCCGgtcaggaggacagagagatcACCGTCCTGCCGCGGAGGAAGACGAACGAACTGGACGACGCTGCAGGG gcgAAGATGGCGGTGTCCGACTCGTCCTCCTGCTGTTTGTCTTGTATCCGCCTGAAGGACAGATGTCCTCGTCCACAGGGCCTCATCAACCTGCTCATCACTAAAG tgtGTCTGTTCGCCCTGCTCTTCGGCGTCGTCTGGTCCATCACAGGAAGTGAGTGTTTACCTGGAGGCAACCTGTTTGGCATCGTCATCCTCTTCATCTGCTCCGTGCTGGGAGGGAAGCTGGTGGGAATGATCCAACTGCCCACGTTGCCCCCCTTCCCTCCACTACTTG GGATGCTGCTGGCGGGTCTGCTGCTGCGTAACGTTCCCTACATCACCAACGCCGTCTTCATCGACACTCACTGGTCTGCAGCTCTGAGGAACATCGCCCTGTCCATCATCCTGACCAGAGCCGGGCTGGGCCTCGACCCCTCG GCGTTGAGTCGTCTGAAGGCGGTGTGTTTGCGTGTGGCGGTCGGTCCGTGCATGGTGGAGGCCAGCATCGTTGCTATCgtgtctcacttcctgttgggtctGCCCTGGGTGTGGGGCTTCATACTggg TTTTGTCCTGGCTGCAGTGTCTCCAGCGGTCGTGGTTCCTTCGATGTTGCTCCTGCAGAGAGAAGGATACGGAGTGGAGAAG gGAATCCCCACCCTGCTGATGGCTGCTGGGAGTTTTGATGATATTCTGGCCATAACAGGGTTCTCCACCTGCCTGGGAATCGCCTTCTCCACAG GTTCTACGTGGATGAACATCCTGAAGGGTCTGCTGGAGGTGGTGGGAGGGGTCATAGCCGGGTTCATCCTCggcctgttcttgtgctgcttcCCCAGTGGAGACCAG gaGGACCTGGTGTTGAGGAGGAGTCTCATGTTGTTGGGTCTGTCCATATTTTCGGTCTTCTTCAGTCATGTCATCGGTTTTGCCGGAGCCGGTGGTCTCTGTACGCTGGTGTTGGCCTTTCTGGCTGCTCTGGGCTGGAAAACAAACAAG GCCCCAGTGGCAGCCATGGTGGGCCGATCATGGGATGTGTTCCAGCCGCTCCTCTTTGGTCTGATTGGAGCAGAGATCACCATAAAAAACCTCAGCCCCAGCACCGTGG GTCTGGGTCTGGCCTGTATCAGTATCGGTCTGGTGATCCGCCTTCTCGTCACCTTCCTGCTGGTTCATTATGCAGGATTCAACCTGAAGGAGAAAATCTTCATCGCTGTGGCCTGGCTGCCTAAAGCTACCGTACAG GCTGCTATTGGTTCCAAGGCGTACGATATGGCGAGGGAAGAGGGGGACGAGACCGCAATTAAGTTTGGTTTGgatgtgctaacgttagctgtgttAGCCATTCTGACCACAGCTCCCATTGGAGCGTTGGGTATCGGACTGGCTGGACCTCGCCTCCTGGCCCGGCAGGTcaaag CAGATGACACAGAAGGCGGAGCCACGACTCCAAGCAGCAACGGGATTGTTCAAGAAAAAGATAACGTGACCCTTGAGAGCAAGCTATGA
- the LOC126404304 gene encoding sodium/hydrogen exchanger 9B2 isoform X2 translates to MMDEESTKRYLRTNDDAQTQKQAEGGSKVQAGQEDREITVLPRRKTNELDDAAGAKMAVSDSSSCCLSCIRLKDRCPRPQGLINLLITKVCLFALLFGVVWSITGSECLPGGNLFGIVILFICSVLGGKLVGMIQLPTLPPFPPLLGMLLAGLLLRNVPYITNAVFIDTHWSAALRNIALSIILTRAGLGLDPSALSRLKAVCLRVAVGPCMVEASIVAIVSHFLLGLPWVWGFILGFVLAAVSPAVVVPSMLLLQREGYGVEKGIPTLLMAAGSFDDILAITGFSTCLGIAFSTGSTWMNILKGLLEVVGGVIAGFILGLFLCCFPSGDQEDLVLRRSLMLLGLSIFSVFFSHVIGFAGAGGLCTLVLAFLAALGWKTNKAPVAAMVGRSWDVFQPLLFGLIGAEITIKNLSPSTVGLGLACISIGLVIRLLVTFLLVHYAGFNLKEKIFIAVAWLPKATVQAAIGSKAYDMAREEGDETAIKFGLDVLTLAVLAILTTAPIGALGIGLAGPRLLARQVKDDTEGGATTPSSNGIVQEKDNVTLESKL, encoded by the exons atgatGGACGAAGAATCCACAAAGCGTTACCTGCGGACGAATGACGACGCACAGACTCAGAAACAAGCCGAG GGAGGGAGTAAAGTTCAGGCCGgtcaggaggacagagagatcACCGTCCTGCCGCGGAGGAAGACGAACGAACTGGACGACGCTGCAGGG gcgAAGATGGCGGTGTCCGACTCGTCCTCCTGCTGTTTGTCTTGTATCCGCCTGAAGGACAGATGTCCTCGTCCACAGGGCCTCATCAACCTGCTCATCACTAAAG tgtGTCTGTTCGCCCTGCTCTTCGGCGTCGTCTGGTCCATCACAGGAAGTGAGTGTTTACCTGGAGGCAACCTGTTTGGCATCGTCATCCTCTTCATCTGCTCCGTGCTGGGAGGGAAGCTGGTGGGAATGATCCAACTGCCCACGTTGCCCCCCTTCCCTCCACTACTTG GGATGCTGCTGGCGGGTCTGCTGCTGCGTAACGTTCCCTACATCACCAACGCCGTCTTCATCGACACTCACTGGTCTGCAGCTCTGAGGAACATCGCCCTGTCCATCATCCTGACCAGAGCCGGGCTGGGCCTCGACCCCTCG GCGTTGAGTCGTCTGAAGGCGGTGTGTTTGCGTGTGGCGGTCGGTCCGTGCATGGTGGAGGCCAGCATCGTTGCTATCgtgtctcacttcctgttgggtctGCCCTGGGTGTGGGGCTTCATACTggg TTTTGTCCTGGCTGCAGTGTCTCCAGCGGTCGTGGTTCCTTCGATGTTGCTCCTGCAGAGAGAAGGATACGGAGTGGAGAAG gGAATCCCCACCCTGCTGATGGCTGCTGGGAGTTTTGATGATATTCTGGCCATAACAGGGTTCTCCACCTGCCTGGGAATCGCCTTCTCCACAG GTTCTACGTGGATGAACATCCTGAAGGGTCTGCTGGAGGTGGTGGGAGGGGTCATAGCCGGGTTCATCCTCggcctgttcttgtgctgcttcCCCAGTGGAGACCAG gaGGACCTGGTGTTGAGGAGGAGTCTCATGTTGTTGGGTCTGTCCATATTTTCGGTCTTCTTCAGTCATGTCATCGGTTTTGCCGGAGCCGGTGGTCTCTGTACGCTGGTGTTGGCCTTTCTGGCTGCTCTGGGCTGGAAAACAAACAAG GCCCCAGTGGCAGCCATGGTGGGCCGATCATGGGATGTGTTCCAGCCGCTCCTCTTTGGTCTGATTGGAGCAGAGATCACCATAAAAAACCTCAGCCCCAGCACCGTGG GTCTGGGTCTGGCCTGTATCAGTATCGGTCTGGTGATCCGCCTTCTCGTCACCTTCCTGCTGGTTCATTATGCAGGATTCAACCTGAAGGAGAAAATCTTCATCGCTGTGGCCTGGCTGCCTAAAGCTACCGTACAG GCTGCTATTGGTTCCAAGGCGTACGATATGGCGAGGGAAGAGGGGGACGAGACCGCAATTAAGTTTGGTTTGgatgtgctaacgttagctgtgttAGCCATTCTGACCACAGCTCCCATTGGAGCGTTGGGTATCGGACTGGCTGGACCTCGCCTCCTGGCCCGGCAGGTcaaag ATGACACAGAAGGCGGAGCCACGACTCCAAGCAGCAACGGGATTGTTCAAGAAAAAGATAACGTGACCCTTGAGAGCAAGCTATGA